One window of Daphnia carinata strain CSIRO-1 chromosome 7, CSIRO_AGI_Dcar_HiC_V3, whole genome shotgun sequence genomic DNA carries:
- the LOC130696475 gene encoding protein IMPACT-A-like, with protein MDQEENLSIQVDEIEALSAIYPDEWKIEDEAFRTFSATITEHNRTATLLITLPAEYPATSPPFYLLTAPWMKEQDRDEIYNQLEQIYLDHAGESILHLWIEKLRELLQVVNLTEHEVHETVPLGKEDIPKKFRVLENEDSEQECPPITSAVPFTERKSTFQGHVATVTNTTQVKLVLAKLYENRKIAQATHNIYAYRIYNEQTKMWLQDCDDDGETHAGGRLMHLLQILDVKNVIVVVSRWFGGILLGGDRFKLINNAAREALELGTYIASSGGDDVTKKKSKKRLVPYRIVPLHHWFATVTRRFSVVVPLQHPMFFFAFSFID; from the exons ATGGATCAGGAAGAAAATTTATCCATACAG GTTGATGAAATTGAAGCACTTTCAGCTATATATCCTGACGAATGGAAAATAGAAGATGAGGCATTCAGAACGTTTAGTGCAACAATAACTGAACATAACAGAACGGCAACACTTCTCATCACATTGCCAGCAG AGTATCCAGCCACATCACCTCCATTCTACCTTTTGACGGCACCATGGATGAAAGAACAGGACAGAGACGAAATCTACAATCAGTTGGAACAAATATACCT AGACCATGCTGGAGAAAGTATTCTTCACCTTTGGATTGAAAAATTACGAGAACTATTACAAGTTGTGAActtaactgaacatgaggtcCATGAAACAGTCCCTCTGGGCAAAGAGGATATTCCCAAAAAGTTTCGTGTTTTAGAAAACGAGGACTCGGAACAAGAATGTCCACCTATAACAAGCGCTGTTCCGtttacagaaagaaaaagcaccTTCCAGGGTCACGTAGCTACTGTCACTAATACCACCCAAGTCAA GTTGGTTTTAGCTAAGTTGTACGAAAACCGTAAGATTGCACAAGCTACACACAACATCTACGCCTACAGAATATACAATGAACAGACGAAAATGTGGCTTCAAGAttgtgatgatgatggtgaaaCTCACGCCGGTGGACGGTTGATGCATCTGCTTCAG ATTTTAGACGTAAAAAACGTCATTGTAGTTGTTTCTCGTTGGTTTGGAGGCATTCTGCTCGGTGGAGACCGTTTTAAGCTCATCAACAACGCGGCACGTGAGGCTCTCGAGCTAGGCACTTACATCGCTTCGTCCGGCGGTGACGACGTgaccaagaagaaaagcaagaaaag ACTTGTTCCATATCGAATTGTGCCTTTGCACCATTGGTTTGCCACGGTCACGCGGCGCTTCTCAGTAGTAGTACCTCTACAGCACCCCATGTTTTTCTTCGCCTTCTCTTTTATTGATTAG